One part of the Arabidopsis thaliana chromosome 1 sequence genome encodes these proteins:
- the PIN6 gene encoding Auxin efflux carrier family protein, producing MITGNEFYTVMCAMAPLYFAMFVAYGSVKWCKIFTPAQCSGINRFVSVFAVPVLSFHFISQNNPYKMDTMFILADTLSKIFVFVLLSLWAVFFKAGGLDWLITLFSIATLPNTLVMGIPLLQAMYGDYTQTLMVQLVVLQCIIWYTLLLFLFELRAARLLIRAEFPGQAAGSIAKIQVDDDVISLDGMDPLRTETETDVNGRIRLRIRRSVSSVPDSVMSSSLCLTPRASNLSNAEIFSVNTPNNRFFHGGGGSGTLQFYNGSNEIMFCNGDLGGFGFTRPGLGASPRRLSGYASSDAYSLQPTPRASNFNELDVNGNGTPVWMKSPAAGRIYRQSSPKMMWESGQRHAAKDINGSVPEKEISFRDALKAAPQATAAGGGASMEEGAAGKDTTPVAAIGKQEMPSAIVMMRLILTVVGRKLSRNPNTYSSLLGLVWSLISFKWNIPMPNIVDFSIKIISDAGLGMAMFSLGLFMALQPKMIPCGAKKATMGMLIRFISGPLFMAGASLLVGLRGSRLHAAIVQAALPQGIVPFVFAREYNLHPDLLSTL from the exons CACTCTACTTCGCCATGTTCGTGGCTTATGGATCGGTAAAGTGGTGCAAGATCTTCACGCCGGCGCAATGTTCCGGAATCAACCGTTTTGTCTCCGTTTTCGCCGTCCCAGTCCTCTCTTTCCACTTCATCTCACAAAACAACCCTTACAAAATGGACACAATGTTCATCCTCGCCGACACTTTGTCCAAAATCTTCGTCTTCGTTTTGCTCTCTCTATGGGCCGTTTTCTTCAAAGCCGGTGGTCTCGATTGGCTCATCACTCTATTCTCAATCGCTACTCTCCCTAACACTCTCGTTATGGGCATACCTTTGCTTCAGGCCATGTATGGAGATTACACTCAAACCCTCATGGTCCAACTCGTTGTTCTTCAATGCATCATTTG GTATACTCTGCTACTATTCCTCTTTGAACTCCGAGCAGCGAGGTTGCTTATCCGAGCAGAGTTTCCGGGTCAAGCAGCCGGATCAATCGCCAAGATCCAAGTCGACGATGACGTCATTTCCTTAGACGGCATGGATCCGCTCCGTACAGAAACTGAAACCGATGTTAACGGTCGGATCAGGCTCAGGATCCGACGGTCCGTATCATCCGTACCTGATTCTGTTATGTCCTCCTCCTTGTGCTTAACCCCTAGAGCCTCTAATCTTTCTAACGCCGAGATTTTCTCCGTCAACACTCCTAATAACCGTTTCTTCCACGGCGGAGGAGGAAGCGGTACCCTTCAGTTTTATAACGGTAGTAACGAGATCATGTTTTGTAACGGAGATTTAGGCGGGTTCGGATTTACTCGACCCGGATTAGGTGCAAGTCCTAGAAGGCTCTCGGGTTATGCTTCCTCCGATGCTTACTCGTTGCAGCCAACACCACGTGCCTCGAACTTTAACGAGCTTGACGTTAACGGAAACGGTACGCCGGTTTGGATGAAATCTCCTGCCGCCGGGAGAATATACCGGCAATCTTCGCCGAAGATGATGTGGGAGTCTGGGCAAAGACATGCAGCCAAAGATATCAATG GATCAGTGCCAGAGAAGGAGATTAGCTTCAGAGACGCACTTAAGGCTGCACCACAGGCTACGGCAGCCGGTGGTGGTGCTTCCATGGAGGAAGGAGCCGCCGGAAAAGACACAACTCCGGTGGCTGCGATTGGCAAGCAAGAAATGCCAAGTGCAATTGTAATGATGCGCCTCATACTAACAGTCGTGGGCCGCAAGCTTTCTCGAAACCCTAACACTTATTCCAGCCTCTTAGGTCTTGTCTGGTCACTTATATCCTTCAA ATGGAATATACCGATGCCAAATATAGTGGATTTCTCGATAAAGATCATTTCAGATGCAGGTCTTGGGATGGCTATGTTTAGTTTAG GCCTGTTTATGGCGCTGCAGCCAAAGATGATCCCTTGTGGGGCGAAAAAGGCAACAATGGGGATGTTGATCAGGTTCATCTCAGGTCCTCTTTTCATGGCTGGTGCTTCCCTTCTTGTCGGATTAAGAGGTTCTAGGTTACATGCTGCTATCGTACAG